Proteins encoded in a region of the Paenibacillus pedocola genome:
- the ppsA gene encoding phosphoenolpyruvate synthase — translation MSALVIGFEEVDNTQLLLVGGKGLHLGELSKVEGIQVPEGFCVTTAGFQQALEHNEPYHDLLNRLSMLNADNRNQIDEISRKIRDIILEIEIPSDVVKAVTLKLSQLGEEHAYAVRSSATSEDLPHASFAGQHDTYLNIIGKESIIQHIRKCWASLFTERAVIYRILNGFDHHQVHLSVIVQKMVLPQASGILFTADPVTSNRKLLSIDASLGLGEALVSGLVSADCYKVQGEDIVNKRIAAKKLAIYGVKEGGTVTREIGPDLQKTQTLTDEQILQLARIGRQIEAYLGCPQDIEWCLDQDNFYIVQSRPITTLYPVPEANDPDNHVYVSVGHQQMMTDPLKPLGMSIFQFTSFGPRYKAGGRLFVDVTQMLASPESREKLLHTFGQHEPLIHDAISTIIKRDFIQIWPRNDKDTLNPPKSNTEMSSSGLQARSEIDPEIVPYLIKNTQTSIEALKQTIQTKSGLELMDFIQEDIQELKKILFDKQSSAVITAAMDASLWINEKMNEWLGEKNAADTLSQSVPGNITSEMGLALLEVADVIRPFPEVIDYLQRVKDDYFMDELVKLEGGQEVQDALYDYLSKYGMRCAGEIDITRTRWSEQPTILIPILLGNIKNLEPNAGTRKFEQGLQEALNKEQELLERLLQLPDGAQKAKETKVMIDRIRNFSGYREYPNYGMVNRYFIYKQALLKEAEQLVQAGVIHEQADIYYLTYEELQEVIRSHKLDYQTISKRKDEYKIYEKLTPPRVITSDGEIITGEYKRGDLPSDAIIGLPVSSGVIEGRARVIIHMEEANLDDGDILVTSFTDPSWTALFVSIKGLVTEVGGLMTHGAVIAREYGLPAVVGVENATQRIQDGQQIRVNGTEGYIEIL, via the coding sequence ATGAGTGCTTTGGTTATCGGTTTTGAAGAAGTGGACAATACGCAGCTTTTGCTCGTTGGCGGAAAAGGGCTCCACTTAGGGGAATTATCAAAAGTGGAAGGAATACAGGTGCCCGAAGGCTTTTGTGTTACAACAGCGGGATTTCAACAAGCCCTCGAACATAACGAACCGTATCACGATTTACTGAATCGGCTATCCATGCTAAACGCAGATAATCGGAATCAGATTGATGAAATCAGCAGGAAGATTCGGGACATCATTTTGGAAATCGAAATTCCTTCCGATGTTGTGAAAGCAGTAACTCTTAAACTTTCCCAGCTTGGCGAAGAACACGCTTATGCAGTACGTTCCAGTGCAACTTCTGAAGATTTACCGCACGCTTCTTTTGCTGGTCAACATGACACTTATCTGAATATCATCGGCAAAGAGTCAATCATCCAGCACATTCGCAAATGTTGGGCTTCTCTTTTTACGGAACGCGCGGTAATCTACCGTATACTCAATGGATTTGATCACCATCAAGTTCATTTATCGGTAATCGTTCAAAAGATGGTTCTCCCGCAGGCTTCAGGAATTCTATTCACTGCTGATCCGGTTACTTCTAACCGAAAGCTGCTGTCCATCGATGCCAGTTTGGGACTTGGCGAAGCCTTGGTCTCAGGCCTGGTATCTGCTGATTGCTATAAAGTACAGGGAGAGGATATCGTTAATAAACGGATAGCAGCTAAGAAACTGGCGATTTATGGGGTAAAAGAAGGCGGGACAGTGACCCGTGAGATCGGTCCCGATCTGCAGAAGACGCAAACACTTACGGATGAGCAAATTTTACAGCTCGCACGCATCGGAAGACAGATTGAGGCTTATTTGGGTTGCCCGCAGGATATCGAGTGGTGTCTGGACCAGGATAACTTTTATATTGTCCAGAGCCGGCCCATCACTACGTTATACCCGGTCCCGGAAGCCAATGACCCGGACAATCACGTCTATGTATCTGTCGGTCATCAGCAAATGATGACGGACCCTTTGAAACCACTCGGAATGTCGATTTTCCAGTTCACTTCCTTTGGCCCCCGCTATAAAGCAGGTGGAAGATTATTTGTTGATGTAACACAAATGCTGGCTTCACCGGAAAGCCGGGAAAAGTTATTACATACCTTTGGGCAACACGAGCCGCTCATTCATGATGCAATCTCGACCATAATAAAGCGGGATTTTATACAAATATGGCCAAGAAATGATAAGGACACGCTGAATCCCCCTAAAAGTAATACAGAAATGTCCTCTTCAGGTCTTCAAGCCCGGAGTGAAATCGATCCTGAAATCGTACCCTATTTGATTAAAAACACCCAAACATCAATAGAAGCTTTAAAACAAACGATCCAAACGAAATCCGGATTAGAATTAATGGACTTTATTCAAGAGGACATACAAGAGCTGAAGAAAATTCTCTTCGACAAGCAAAGTTCAGCTGTGATTACGGCTGCGATGGATGCTTCACTATGGATCAATGAAAAGATGAACGAATGGTTAGGTGAAAAAAACGCTGCAGATACCCTATCTCAATCTGTACCAGGCAATATTACTTCGGAAATGGGTCTTGCATTGTTAGAAGTCGCAGATGTGATTCGGCCATTTCCGGAAGTTATTGACTATTTACAGCGTGTTAAAGATGATTATTTCATGGATGAACTGGTTAAGCTTGAAGGCGGCCAGGAAGTCCAAGACGCTTTGTATGATTATCTCAGCAAATACGGAATGCGTTGTGCCGGAGAAATCGATATTACCAGAACCCGCTGGAGCGAACAACCGACTATACTGATCCCAATCCTTCTGGGTAACATTAAGAACCTTGAGCCTAATGCCGGCACGCGGAAATTTGAGCAAGGTCTACAGGAAGCCTTGAACAAAGAGCAAGAGCTATTAGAGCGACTGCTGCAATTACCGGATGGTGCGCAAAAAGCCAAAGAAACCAAAGTAATGATCGACCGTATCCGTAATTTCAGCGGGTATAGGGAATATCCCAATTATGGCATGGTTAATCGGTATTTCATTTATAAACAAGCCTTATTGAAAGAAGCTGAGCAACTCGTACAAGCAGGCGTTATTCATGAACAAGCAGATATTTACTATCTTACGTACGAAGAACTTCAAGAAGTCATTCGCAGCCATAAACTGGATTATCAGACGATCAGCAAACGAAAAGACGAGTATAAAATATATGAAAAACTAACCCCGCCACGTGTAATAACATCTGATGGTGAAATCATTACAGGTGAGTACAAAAGGGGTGATTTACCATCTGATGCTATTATAGGTCTGCCAGTATCTTCAGGAGTAATAGAAGGACGGGCACGGGTCATTATCCATATGGAAGAGGCCAATCTAGATGATGGAGACATACTCGTGACCTCCTTTACTGACCCCAGCTGGACAGCATTGTTCGTATCCATAAAAGGCCTGGTTACCGAAGTTGGCGGATTAATGACCCATGGAGCAGTTATCGCACGCGAATATGGCTTACCCGCAGTTGTCGGAGTGGAGAATGCTACCCAACGGATCCAAGACGGGCAACAAATTCGTGTAAATGGAACTGAAGGGTATATTGAAATATTGTAA